DNA sequence from the Pseudochaenichthys georgianus chromosome 8, fPseGeo1.2, whole genome shotgun sequence genome:
ACTTCTCCCTCTATAATTGCAGTGCTATTTATGAGCATAGTTGCCTCACCTTCCTTTAAGACATGTTGAGACAAAGCCTTAGCTGTCACATCATCGGTTAGATTAGTGTCTATCTGAGGAATTGGGAGGTGTTTCTTCGAACTAGGAGATGTTATTTTCTGCACCATGGCCTCGTACTTCTGTCCTCTGCCTTTGCGTGGTGGGAGAACTTTTGTTCTAGTGGGGCCTTGAGGAGGCACCACAGGCACATCACTAGCGATATCAGTTTCACTGATGTTTGGAGGAGTGTCTTTGGGTGGTGGAGCGACTGAAGATGTTTTCTTGGGTGGCCCTCGCTTTCTTCTGGTACCTTTGACACCTTTCTCTTTAGGTGTGGAGACAACCTGTTCCAGCAGAGGGGGTTGGGGTGGTATGGTTTTTGGTTTGGGCTTCGGACCTCTCTTTTTCTTTACTGGTGTTGTAGAAAGTTCTGGGCTTGTTTTCCGTTTCAATGGAAGTGATGTCTTTTCTTCAGATGGTTCAGTTGGGACTGGTTGGGCAGGTGGTGTGGGTGGTGTGGGTGGGTCCGCTGGAACATCTCTGTTTTTGACTGCATTAGGAATAGGAGTTGGAGGTTGTTCCAAAATATCAGACTCCTCTACTTTTGGTGAATCATCACTAGGTTTAATTTCTGTCAATGTCTGGGGCAGAATATCTTCCGCTTTGATTTTTTCTTTTGACAGTTTTTCTTGCGAGGGCTTTCTGGATCTCAATATCATGTTCTTACTCTCCTTTTCTGGTGCCTTAACCTCCGGGTTTGGTTTACTTTCTTCCTGGTTTACTGCTTTTACATCCTGAGTTACTTGTGATATTGTAACTGTTGGGCTCTTCCTGACCCTGCTAGGCAAGTCTGGCAAAGGTGGAATGATTTCTTCTTGTTGTACGATCTTTGCTTTCGAAACTGAGCCTTTGGGGCGACCAACTGAGGGCTTGATGGGTGACGTGTCTTCAGGGGGCAAAACATCTGCAGACTTGGGTCCAGGCTTCGGTCCTGGTTTTGGAGCTGCTTTTTGACTGGGTTTTGGTCCAGGTTTTGGCGCAGGTTTTGAACCTGGTTTAGGTCCTGGTTTTCTTTTCACAGGAGTCTCAATTTTCTGTGGCAGCTCAGGTTCATTTTGCACAGGTTTTGGTCCTGGTTTAGGTCCAGGTTTTGGCCCGGGCTTTGGTCCAGGCTTTAGACCAGGTTTAAGCCCTGGTTTTGGACTTGGTTTTAGCCCAGGTTTGAGTCCCGGCTTTGGTCCTGGTTTTGGGCCTGGTTTTCTCTTTACATGAGGCTCAACCTTGGGTGGCACCTCTGGTGCATTGAATGAGCGAGTACACATTCTTGAACGAAAACCATCAGATAACATTTTGGGAGTTTGGCTCACAATAGATTCTTGATGAGTTATGTCAATTTGATCTGAAAACAGCTCTAATTTGCTTAGAGGCACGCAGAGCTTCTGTGTATGTGAAGAGGCTCCTTCCTCTTCCCCCTCCCTTTCCAAGCCTAGCTGTCGCCTGATTCCCACACCTGAATGCACGATTCTTCTCCTGCCCCTGGCATGCTTACGTCCAAATGCCCTCGGCTGAGCAGATGGGGCCACAGGTTCTGGCTTGGCCAAAGGGGTCACAGCACTGGCGCAGCTGATGCCTGGCTCCATGTCCTCATCACCTTTTTTGGGGGAGGGTGGAGTGTCTGCCCAGGAGGGGGCTGAGGGAAGTATTGACTTTCCTGGCAGCTGAGGAGAATCTGGCTCCAATACTTTAGTGTCAATGTGATCAATATGATCTCTGGTCTGAGCTGAAGGTGTTGTCTTGTCATTGAGAGCCGAAAAAACTGGCATAGCAGACTGAGGCTGGGGAGCAGTGTCCCCAATGGCTGACTCTCTCGCAGAAGcatctgctgttgctgctgctgcatttGGATGGGCAGGCGCCCCTGAAGGCTCGTTGTCAGTCTGGAGCTCAGTACTCTCACTCTCTGTCCTGCTGCAGAAATCTCCAGGAGGCTTGTCTTGCCCATCTCTGTTATTCATGTATTCCTCAGTGGATGACACTTTCTCCCCCTCTCCGAGATCCTCCCTTGCCTCTACAGACAGAGGAGGGGAAAGAGAAGCTTGTTGTTTCTGTATTTCTTCTTCCTGCTCTTCATTGGCCTCCTCTTGTCCACCCCCCTCCTCTTCCATCTCttcctcatcctcatcatctctcctttctcttttgTCTGAGTTGCTCTCATCCAAGGCTTCAACTTGGGGGCTGGGAGAGGGGTTTTCTGAGCTGTCCTCCTTCTCTGTGGAATATTGATCCTGTTCAAGGTCACCGCTAGAAATGAAAGGCAGCGTTTTCACTGAGCTCTCAGACGCAGTTGGTGACTCAGACTTGAACGCCTCGGATTTCATCTCATGGCCAAAGTGTTCCTTGTGGCTGGTGtcagagagagctgctggggattGTTTAACTGAGTCTCTTGTATCAGGGTCATATTTGCTCTGAGCCTCTTGGTACACAGTCTCCTTATAGCAATATTTTGTTTCTGTCTCTTCTTCGTTTACTTTGCTGTAGAGAGCTGGGTACTTTTCTTCATCTGACCATTTCTCCAGATGCTCTGTTGATTTAGTTGTGTCTGAATCTCTTTCATGGTCAGGAGTGTTTTGTGTGGACACCTCCTCTTTCTCGGACGTTTTCTCCGTCCAGGCTGATTCTTCAAAGTTCTCTTTGACAGGCTCGTTAATATGCTGTATATCTGAAGGGGAGTCCCTTTCTTGTTTCATAGGACTAGGGATTGTAAAGCTTGTCGGCGACCTCTCATCACCAATGCTCTTCACTGGAGTACTCATGCCATCTCCTCCCTGCGATGACTGACATCTATTAGGATCAGGGGTAAGGTTGTGCAGACCTGAGTCCCCAGACCTGGTGGACATATCATCTGGAGATGTCATCGAGCAGGAAGAGGCTGTGTCCAGGCTGAGTTGTGTGTTATTGGGGGCCTGTGCTGGACTTCTGCCCTGGCCACAGTAGTAGTATCCCCTCTCCAGCTGTTCATCACTACTGCTGGAGTATCCTCCCTCCTGGAGCTCCATGGGCATTGGCTGGTGCTGTGGTGTAGAATAAGGGTCCTGCATGGCGCCTCCGCCAATACTACCACCACCCCCATCTGGATAAGCAGGACTTTTGTACTCCTCACCCTTTTTGGTGGATGCTCCAGTTCCAGCACTGCTGTTGCTTCCTCCACTGCTGCGCTTACCGCTTTTCTTGTTGGCCACCATAGCCTCTGAAAGCAGCAGCTGCTGGACATTATTAGAGATGTTCTCTACCTGAGAGGTGAGGGCATTCAGACTCCACAAGCTGGGGTTTGACAACAGCTTCTCTGAGAAGCGTTCTTTCATGGTGGGGACCTGTGGCGTCGTAGTGTAGCTGTGGGGGGCTGCATGGGGCACATTGGGTGAGGGGTGTGAGCGTGGGGGCATCAACATGGTGTTGGTATTGGTTTGCTCCTGTATACCAGCTGAAGAGGATGAAGCGGATGAAGCTGCCCCAGGGGTCATGGGAGGTTGGCCATACTGGAACGACTCTGGATTGATCATTAGTGGTGAAGGGGTGGAGCTGTACGAGGGGGAGCGTCCTACAGACCGTGCAGGGGAGTGGCTTGAGGAGGGGCTGCAGGTCTGATAATACTGTTCTGGTGATCTGACAGACAGCTCAGAGAGACAGTAGTTCTGTTGTGGTTGGCTGTAGTGTTGGTATTTAGGGTGGGGCTCCTGGGGGTTAGGCATGGCCTGTAAAGGGGGCTGCTGCTCATAACCTCTGGAGGGAGTCTGCTGGTAGCCGTAACTGTTCTGGGTCGACCGGTAAGCCCCTGGCTTCAGATTGCTGTGGCTGCTCATTTGTCTGCCATACTGGGAGTTGGGGGGTATGTTGTAACCTTTATAACACTGGGGCATAGGGCTGCACTTTTCCATGTATGGCGAAGGAGAGGGTGAGTGCTGTGGGTAATGAAGGTGACTCTGGGGGTACATGAGAGGGGAGGGGGAAGGGTTAGGGGGGTGAGGCTGATGGTGGGGGCTAGTATAGGCAGGGGTGGAGGGCTGGTGGCACTGGGTCTGCGAGTGGCCCAGCATGTTCTGGTCCATATACTGAGAAGACACAGGTGCGGGGGTCCCACCAGCCTCCATACGCCCCACCATCTCTGGGTCATACTGTGCTAACTGGGCTGAGTCCTCCCATTTCTGCTGGAGgtgaccctcactcatatactGGGCTGAGTAGCTCCCCGGGCCCATGTGGTTACTATAGCCCCCGGGACCCTGTAGGTGTTGTCCGGGGTTTGGTGGGGGCACTTTGCTTCCTCTGTAGGATTTCTTTGCCTGCGAGGATGCTGGGATCGCATTTCCACTCCCATTCCCTCCACCATTGCCAGGGTAACCAGGGTATGCTTGCTGGCTGTAACAGTCCTTGGGTACTCCTGCTGCTCCCGGTCCCACAGCCGGAGGCATGGTGGTGGGGTTCGCCAGTGGATGAGCCTCATAGCCTGACCTGGTGTGCCCTGGGCCTGGGCCTGGGCCTGGGTGTGGACCGGGGCCTGGGTGTGGACCGGGGCCTGGGTGCGGGTGCTGAGGGTGGGGATGATGCGGGTGTTGCCGGTAGGTCTCCAGACGGGATAATTCATGAGGCTCCTGCTGGTAGCAGGGTTGGTTGCTGTGGTAACCACCGCTGCGCTCACGGAAGGACTGCATAACTCTCTGCGTCTGTAGCCAGAGCTGGGAGGGGGAGGTGAGGTGAGACGGGaaaggggggaaggggggttaGGGGTTCTGAAGGCAAGGAGAGAGGGGgcgaaagaaaggagagaaaaatACAAGGGTTAGCGCCGATGAGGTTCAGCCATTCTGCATTTCTCTTTTCATATAAAACATCTCTTTCTATTTTGACATCCACCAGGAGTTTAAGCAAGCATAAACTagaacacacatgtacacatccTGCCTACATACAGTATCATTTAGATTTTTTCACTCACAAATACAAATCTATATTCACTTTATTTTATAGAATTTGATTTCACAACAATAACGACAACAATATAATACTTTTTTCTTCTCCAGCTTTAAAGAAACTTTGAATGTGTTTGTACATGTCTCCGTGTAAGCCTCTCAAGATGGAGGTGGCAGACAGGTGAGGCGTGCAGTGCGTGTCTTCGGAAGGAAGGAGTAAGATGGGTGCAGGAGTGTAGGCATAATCCTTATTGGTTCAAAGCACATTCTCAACTGAACTCACTTACAGAGCCTCTGTGGCTATTTAGCTTTCCAGCTGACTTTGTATAATGCATTattcattgttattgttttggaACAAGCATGATTCCCAGACTTAGCCCCTTTTTCATAACTACTCCAAGATATTAAAATGTACTTAAACAAATAATGTGAAGCGATTTTATCTGATTTATCTTTGATGCAGTGTTTCATAAGAGCTTCAACTGAGACTTGTtttcttctcctctctcctccctgtCTTCCCCTGCACAGATGCAAACTCTAATTTCCTCCGAGGGGAAGTGGGAAGTCT
Encoded proteins:
- the LOC117450827 gene encoding retinoic acid-induced protein 1, translating into MQSFRERSGGYHSNQPCYQQEPHELSRLETYRQHPHHPHPQHPHPGPGPHPGPGPHPGPGPGPGHTRSGYEAHPLANPTTMPPAVGPGAAGVPKDCYSQQAYPGYPGNGGGNGSGNAIPASSQAKKSYRGSKVPPPNPGQHLQGPGGYSNHMGPGSYSAQYMSEGHLQQKWEDSAQLAQYDPEMVGRMEAGGTPAPVSSQYMDQNMLGHSQTQCHQPSTPAYTSPHHQPHPPNPSPSPLMYPQSHLHYPQHSPSPSPYMEKCSPMPQCYKGYNIPPNSQYGRQMSSHSNLKPGAYRSTQNSYGYQQTPSRGYEQQPPLQAMPNPQEPHPKYQHYSQPQQNYCLSELSVRSPEQYYQTCSPSSSHSPARSVGRSPSYSSTPSPLMINPESFQYGQPPMTPGAASSASSSSAGIQEQTNTNTMLMPPRSHPSPNVPHAAPHSYTTTPQVPTMKERFSEKLLSNPSLWSLNALTSQVENISNNVQQLLLSEAMVANKKSGKRSSGGSNSSAGTGASTKKGEEYKSPAYPDGGGGSIGGGAMQDPYSTPQHQPMPMELQEGGYSSSSDEQLERGYYYCGQGRSPAQAPNNTQLSLDTASSCSMTSPDDMSTRSGDSGLHNLTPDPNRCQSSQGGDGMSTPVKSIGDERSPTSFTIPSPMKQERDSPSDIQHINEPVKENFEESAWTEKTSEKEEVSTQNTPDHERDSDTTKSTEHLEKWSDEEKYPALYSKVNEEETETKYCYKETVYQEAQSKYDPDTRDSVKQSPAALSDTSHKEHFGHEMKSEAFKSESPTASESSVKTLPFISSGDLEQDQYSTEKEDSSENPSPSPQVEALDESNSDKRERRDDEDEEEMEEEGGGQEEANEEQEEEIQKQQASLSPPLSVEAREDLGEGEKVSSTEEYMNNRDGQDKPPGDFCSRTESESTELQTDNEPSGAPAHPNAAAATADASARESAIGDTAPQPQSAMPVFSALNDKTTPSAQTRDHIDHIDTKVLEPDSPQLPGKSILPSAPSWADTPPSPKKGDEDMEPGISCASAVTPLAKPEPVAPSAQPRAFGRKHARGRRRIVHSGVGIRRQLGLEREGEEEGASSHTQKLCVPLSKLELFSDQIDITHQESIVSQTPKMLSDGFRSRMCTRSFNAPEVPPKVEPHVKRKPGPKPGPKPGLKPGLKPSPKPGLKPGLKPGPKPGPKPGPKPGPKPVQNEPELPQKIETPVKRKPGPKPGSKPAPKPGPKPSQKAAPKPGPKPGPKSADVLPPEDTSPIKPSVGRPKGSVSKAKIVQQEEIIPPLPDLPSRVRKSPTVTISQVTQDVKAVNQEESKPNPEVKAPEKESKNMILRSRKPSQEKLSKEKIKAEDILPQTLTEIKPSDDSPKVEESDILEQPPTPIPNAVKNRDVPADPPTPPTPPAQPVPTEPSEEKTSLPLKRKTSPELSTTPVKKKRGPKPKPKTIPPQPPLLEQVVSTPKEKGVKGTRRKRGPPKKTSSVAPPPKDTPPNISETDIASDVPVVPPQGPTRTKVLPPRKGRGQKYEAMVQKITSPSSKKHLPIPQIDTNLTDDVTAKALSQHVLKEGEATMLINSTAIIEGEVKSIESRQEGVKQPEGVDRKKEITREEEKHQVIQEAVTPDEVRQRVTEELFKKAETRQQNSETKTQQDAGADKVWSSIDPQEEVRAPGDSALQALESVSSASKSSRTKRKRWAMVESTDATVVALEAGSLIVTTPRLAKQRAIKNNHEMHLKQRRKKRKGQASLEETETVEETNIETAEQQHEKEEEKVTPTEPTRPLPISTDEITEAPQVTSTELIKKPRRGRKPSTNPSKRKRGQSSLEQIPSKPMKAHKKPGPKPGMKDAMEVIEAVVRAAGCASIQKEEREKEEMERRETEMDERSEPCIMGPVVTVTEKQTEIVTMKRIRRKPVHQNPNLSFCPYVRINNSRDFSSWCAIVNKPEDAVIFQRRRKKGILRMRNPFTVAKGVPNTAAMLQGPLVKMNLIDKCLTCCLCGKPANYRDLGDLCGPYYTEDCVPRKILTVEHTESLREESQKTDDNNSSSSDEPSNSLKNESEGSTEKEGGTEASAQEGSSSRHHHWRYRRAERAERTGQEAGPRRLKLRERFRRMQQLQAVSSGASSDQERGGSVFQRLQVEAESKEHWAHENCTIWTKGVVMVAGRLYGLREAASNSAQASCFKCQIEGASLSCCWRGCSHKYHYVCAKEIGCTFHEDDFSIKCPKHEDL